A window of the Thermoanaerobaculales bacterium genome harbors these coding sequences:
- a CDS encoding nucleoside-triphosphatase, translating to MTRRIAGVGLGLAAAATLSGDLRVVAAAAAVAVLSAVVLDPPVARSAVGVAAGLTVALTAAAAGAAVALVEGPARGLLMAGGVVGRVLILWIAAGVLGRRVDADRLVGGARRLGLERLGLVLGLALNALPRLAEAAGEVWMVHRLRSPGRWEAIRRGPRIAEVLLANAVRIGDDAAGAAALRGHGGLAHPRRPALEPPAPVVVVTGPPGCGKTSVIESAAAALRAQGSWPVGITQPGVYARGRKVGFLVRDLATGEEAALAQMVERGKGEHGTSYRFSREGLDHAARALGRAAAGSVLVVDEVGPIELRGDGHMPALRRALATPGLTAVVLVVRRQLVPTLLAALVATEVTLVDVEEDPDSGADRVLRAIAGTG from the coding sequence ATGACGCGCCGGATCGCCGGTGTCGGGCTGGGGCTGGCGGCGGCGGCGACCCTGTCCGGCGACCTCCGGGTGGTGGCGGCGGCCGCGGCGGTGGCGGTGCTGTCGGCGGTCGTGCTCGACCCGCCGGTGGCGCGGTCGGCGGTCGGCGTCGCGGCGGGGCTGACCGTGGCGCTCACGGCCGCGGCGGCCGGCGCCGCCGTTGCCCTCGTCGAGGGGCCGGCCCGAGGCCTCCTCATGGCGGGCGGGGTGGTGGGCCGGGTGCTGATCCTGTGGATCGCCGCCGGCGTCCTCGGGCGCCGGGTCGACGCCGACCGGCTGGTCGGCGGCGCGCGCCGGCTTGGCCTGGAGAGACTGGGCCTCGTGCTCGGCCTGGCGCTGAACGCCCTGCCTCGGCTGGCCGAGGCCGCTGGCGAGGTCTGGATGGTGCACCGGCTGCGCAGCCCGGGCCGCTGGGAGGCGATCCGCCGCGGCCCCCGGATCGCCGAGGTGCTGCTGGCCAACGCCGTCCGGATCGGAGACGACGCGGCCGGCGCCGCCGCGCTGCGCGGCCACGGCGGGCTGGCCCACCCGCGCCGGCCCGCGCTCGAGCCGCCCGCGCCGGTCGTGGTCGTCACCGGACCGCCGGGCTGCGGCAAGACATCGGTGATCGAGTCGGCGGCCGCGGCCCTGCGCGCGCAGGGCAGCTGGCCGGTGGGCATCACCCAGCCGGGCGTCTACGCGCGCGGGCGGAAGGTGGGGTTCCTGGTCCGCGACCTGGCGACCGGCGAGGAGGCCGCGCTCGCGCAGATGGTCGAGCGCGGCAAGGGCGAGCACGGCACCTCCTACCGCTTCTCGCGCGAGGGCCTCGATCACGCCGCCCGGGCGCTCGGCCGGGCGGCAGCCGGGAGCGTGCTGGTGGTGGACGAGGTCGGCCCGATCGAGCTGCGGGGCGACGGTCACATGCCGGCGCTGCGCCGGGCGCTCGCGACACCCGGCCTCACCGCCGTGGTGCTGGTGGTTCGCCGTCAGCTGGTGCCGACGCTGCTGGCAGCTCTCGTCGCGACCGAGGTGACCCTGGTCGACGTCGAGGAGGACCCCGACAGTGGCGCCGATCGCGTCCTGCGCGCCATCGCCGGCACCGGCTAG
- a CDS encoding NapC/NirT family cytochrome c, whose protein sequence is MLRSYVDFVRAVSIDRLGRLGVVLTTSSFASFVVLQLAMLAGIVTNAYVGLIVYMLFPVLFVVGLLIIPVAWYRQRRRTGLSTRELVEARFGPDAVAGSVAGARVFRTVALLTLANLLILGGTSIKMLHFMDSPRFCGTACHQVMSPEWTTYQASPHARVACVECHVGEGMGALLNSKLNGAWQIVSATFDLYERPIPTPVLQLRPARETCERCHWPEKFYGNRLTTRIRYDNDEASTPHYTTLNLKIDAGAAGSTGVHWHVARGVEVRYSSVDDEREQMLWVEVRRPDGEWRRFENTRAPAATAESGLVRVMDCVDCHNRATHVYEDPGRAVDAAIRMGRIDRSLPFIRREAVAAITGGYPSREAGSEGIRAALEGFYAREYPHRASAWLDRIDAAVTVLQEIYARNVHHRMNITWGAYPSLLGHTQAPGCFRCHTRDLKDPEGAWITDDCTVCHSILANDEAEAFAYLQPADEGSRNRAMHEYLREEFLSSFFD, encoded by the coding sequence ATGCTCCGTTCCTATGTCGACTTCGTCCGGGCGGTCTCGATCGACCGCCTCGGTCGGCTGGGCGTGGTCCTCACGACCTCGTCGTTCGCGAGCTTCGTCGTGCTCCAGCTCGCGATGCTGGCCGGAATCGTCACCAACGCCTACGTCGGGCTGATCGTCTACATGCTGTTCCCGGTGCTGTTCGTCGTCGGCCTGCTGATCATCCCGGTCGCCTGGTACCGGCAGCGCCGCCGCACCGGCCTGTCGACCCGCGAGCTCGTTGAGGCCCGATTCGGCCCGGACGCGGTCGCCGGCAGCGTCGCCGGCGCGCGGGTCTTCCGGACCGTCGCCCTCCTGACCCTGGCCAACCTCCTCATCCTCGGGGGCACCAGCATCAAGATGCTGCACTTCATGGACAGCCCGCGCTTCTGCGGCACCGCCTGCCACCAGGTGATGAGCCCGGAGTGGACCACCTACCAGGCCTCGCCGCACGCCCGCGTCGCCTGCGTCGAGTGCCACGTCGGCGAGGGCATGGGCGCCCTCCTCAACTCGAAGCTCAACGGCGCCTGGCAGATCGTCTCCGCCACCTTCGACCTCTACGAGCGGCCGATCCCGACCCCGGTGCTCCAGCTGCGGCCGGCGCGCGAGACCTGCGAGCGCTGCCACTGGCCCGAGAAGTTCTACGGCAACCGCCTCACGACCCGGATCCGGTACGACAACGACGAGGCCTCCACTCCCCACTACACCACCCTCAACCTCAAGATCGACGCTGGCGCCGCCGGCTCGACCGGCGTCCACTGGCACGTCGCCCGCGGCGTCGAGGTCCGCTACTCGTCGGTCGACGACGAGCGCGAGCAGATGCTGTGGGTCGAGGTGCGGCGGCCCGACGGGGAGTGGCGCCGCTTCGAGAACACCCGCGCGCCGGCCGCCACCGCCGAGTCCGGCCTGGTCCGGGTCATGGACTGCGTCGACTGCCACAACCGTGCCACTCACGTCTACGAGGATCCCGGGCGCGCGGTGGACGCGGCGATCCGGATGGGCCGCATCGACCGCTCGCTGCCCTTCATCCGGCGCGAGGCGGTGGCCGCCATCACCGGCGGCTACCCGTCGCGGGAGGCGGGATCAGAGGGCATCCGGGCGGCGCTCGAGGGCTTCTACGCCCGCGAGTACCCGCATCGGGCCTCGGCATGGCTCGACCGGATCGACGCCGCGGTCACGGTGCTCCAGGAGATCTATGCCCGCAACGTCCATCACCGGATGAACATCACCTGGGGCGCCTACCCCAGCCTGCTCGGCCACACCCAGGCACCCGGCTGCTTCCGCTGCCACACCCGCGACCTCAAGGACCCGGAGGGAGCGTGGATCACCGACGACTGCACGGTCTGCCACTCGATCCTGGCCAACGACGAGGCCGAGGCCTTCGCCTACCTCCAGCCCGCCGATGAGGGCAGCCGCAACCGCGCGATGCACGAGTACCTCCGTGAGGAGTTCCTGAGCTCGTTCTTCGACTGA
- a CDS encoding multiheme c-type cytochrome: MHRSLTTLVMALLAAAVAAAADDPKLAGSCMTCHKEKSPGLYKQWYDSEHSRHNVTCLSCHQAEKGEVDAFEHYDALIATLVTPKDCGRCHRREADEVGSSYHATAGQILDSADAYLAHVTAGDPVAVIGCESCHGSKVQIDPSSPNRLARRSWPNSGIGRINPDGSLGSCNACHTRHGFSEAQARQPEACSKCHLGPDHPQKEVYEESKHGNTYFTNTAAMNLESESWVVGVDYSAAPTCATCHISAAKGQPATHDVGRRIAWTLRPPISEHKPDWQAKRANMQEVCAACHTRTFTDGHFHQFDASVRLYNEKFARPATELMKLIRDRKLLENPASFSNKVEWSYWELWHHEGRRARHGAAMMGPDYTWWHGFYEVAQHFYFKLLPEAREFNDPEVNAFVNRILESDPMHRWVREQTADLTKQIRSGDMQKMYARFFTEE, translated from the coding sequence ATGCATCGCTCGTTGACGACCTTGGTCATGGCACTGCTGGCTGCGGCGGTCGCGGCCGCCGCGGACGACCCCAAGCTGGCAGGCTCCTGCATGACCTGTCACAAGGAGAAGTCGCCGGGCTTGTACAAGCAGTGGTACGACTCCGAGCACTCCCGGCACAACGTCACCTGCCTGAGCTGCCATCAGGCCGAGAAGGGCGAGGTCGACGCGTTCGAGCACTACGATGCGCTGATCGCGACACTGGTGACGCCCAAGGACTGCGGCCGCTGCCATCGCCGGGAGGCCGACGAGGTGGGGAGCTCCTACCACGCGACCGCCGGCCAGATCCTCGACTCGGCCGACGCCTACCTGGCGCACGTCACGGCCGGCGACCCGGTCGCCGTCATCGGCTGCGAGAGCTGCCACGGCTCAAAGGTCCAGATCGACCCTTCGAGCCCCAACCGGCTGGCCCGCCGGAGCTGGCCGAACTCCGGCATCGGCCGCATCAACCCCGACGGCTCGCTGGGCTCCTGCAACGCCTGCCACACCCGCCACGGCTTCTCCGAGGCGCAGGCCCGGCAGCCCGAGGCCTGCTCCAAGTGCCACCTCGGCCCGGACCATCCCCAGAAGGAGGTCTACGAGGAGTCCAAGCACGGCAACACCTACTTCACCAACACCGCGGCGATGAACCTCGAGTCCGAATCGTGGGTGGTCGGCGTCGACTACTCGGCGGCGCCGACCTGCGCGACCTGCCACATCTCGGCGGCCAAGGGCCAGCCGGCGACCCACGACGTCGGCCGCCGCATCGCGTGGACGCTGCGGCCGCCGATCTCCGAGCATAAGCCTGACTGGCAGGCCAAGCGCGCCAACATGCAGGAGGTGTGCGCAGCCTGCCACACCCGGACCTTCACCGACGGCCACTTCCACCAGTTCGACGCGTCGGTGAGGCTCTACAACGAGAAGTTCGCCAGGCCCGCCACCGAGCTCATGAAGCTGATCCGGGACCGCAAGCTGCTCGAGAACCCGGCCTCGTTCTCCAACAAGGTCGAGTGGAGCTACTGGGAGCTGTGGCACCACGAGGGCCGGCGCGCCCGCCACGGCGCCGCCATGATGGGGCCTGACTACACCTGGTGGCACGGCTTCTACGAGGTCGCCCAGCACTTCTACTTCAAGCTGCTGCCCGAGGCGCGCGAGTTCAACGACCCCGAGGTGAACGCGTTCGTCAATCGCATCCTCGAGTCGGACCCGATGCACCGCTGGGTGCGCGAGCAGACCGCCGACCTGACGAAGCAGATCCGATCCGGCGACATGCAGAAGATGTACGCGAGGTTCTTCACCGAGGAGTGA
- a CDS encoding cbb3-type cytochrome c oxidase subunit I codes for MTIERLKWAAIISFVVALGGLLIGGVFATREAPPYPGTVAGPDGAALFTKQDILAGQDVYQRYGLMDHGSVWGHGSQRGMEFSAVTLHLIGETVRARFAVDGLGRPYDQLSGEDRELVDLRTRREMKGNRYDEATDTLTLSPAQAAALGDIARFWETTFREGDQRYGFLPNTVPTAEERQQIGRFFFWTAWVASANRPGEDHSYTNNWPADRSIGNVATVDTYIWTLGGIVSLFITLGLFIFWVHRDKLWYGEAKGVPLADKLIDAPLTSSQLKAAKFFLVVILLFLVQTTFGGLLAHYTVHPGTFYVSVVGESVPYSWAKSWHLQLAIFWIATTWVASSIYLAPIVGGREPRRQGLLVQLLFGAVVLVAVGSLVGEVLGIKGMLGDLWFWLGHQGWEYLELGRLWQILLFVGLLFWLVIVYRAVGRQTEKARDPEFRALVKFYVLSAMLVVFFFAFGLFFSRGSHLTVADYWRWFVVHIWVESIFEFFGVAVISVLLVAMGLASAKAALRVAYFTAALVFLSGILGTAHHYFWYGGPSFWLAVGSVFSSIEPVPLFGLVVRGLLEYKSIRAEGRDFPYRWPMYFLVASSFWNFLGAGVFGFLINLPVVNYFEHGTYLTVNHGHGALFGVYGTLSIALLLFSWRGLVEREHWNDRLLKISFWGLNGGLLMMTFLTLFPVGIAQAWTSYKEGLWVARDVSFFERPFVSLLGQLRMIPDTVIIVVGVLPLVWFLFTTFPHLKAKRIAEGESVWKRLGVEL; via the coding sequence ATGACGATCGAGAGACTGAAGTGGGCGGCGATCATCAGCTTCGTCGTCGCGCTCGGTGGCCTGCTGATCGGGGGGGTGTTCGCCACCCGCGAGGCACCTCCCTACCCCGGGACGGTGGCCGGTCCGGATGGGGCGGCCCTGTTCACCAAGCAGGACATCCTCGCCGGCCAGGACGTCTACCAGCGCTACGGGCTGATGGACCACGGCAGCGTCTGGGGCCACGGCTCGCAGCGCGGGATGGAGTTCTCGGCGGTGACCCTGCACCTGATCGGCGAGACCGTCCGTGCTCGGTTCGCCGTGGATGGGCTCGGACGCCCCTACGACCAGCTCTCCGGCGAGGACCGCGAGCTCGTCGACCTGCGCACCCGCCGCGAGATGAAGGGCAACCGGTACGACGAGGCGACCGACACCCTGACGCTCAGCCCGGCGCAGGCGGCCGCGCTCGGCGATATCGCCAGGTTCTGGGAGACCACCTTCCGGGAAGGTGATCAGCGCTACGGCTTCCTCCCCAACACCGTGCCGACCGCCGAGGAGCGGCAGCAGATCGGCCGCTTCTTCTTCTGGACCGCATGGGTGGCGTCGGCCAACCGGCCGGGCGAGGACCACAGCTACACCAACAACTGGCCCGCCGACCGGTCGATCGGCAACGTCGCCACGGTCGACACCTACATCTGGACCCTCGGCGGCATCGTGTCGCTGTTCATCACTCTCGGCCTGTTCATCTTCTGGGTCCACCGCGACAAGCTGTGGTACGGCGAGGCCAAGGGGGTCCCGCTCGCCGACAAGCTGATCGACGCGCCGCTGACATCGAGCCAGCTCAAGGCGGCGAAGTTCTTCCTGGTCGTGATCCTGCTGTTCCTGGTGCAGACCACCTTCGGCGGCCTGCTCGCCCACTACACGGTTCACCCCGGGACCTTCTACGTGTCGGTGGTCGGCGAGAGCGTCCCCTACAGCTGGGCCAAGTCGTGGCACCTGCAGCTCGCCATCTTCTGGATCGCCACCACCTGGGTGGCGTCGTCGATCTACCTGGCGCCGATCGTCGGCGGCCGCGAGCCCCGCCGCCAGGGCCTGCTGGTCCAGCTGCTGTTCGGCGCGGTGGTGCTGGTCGCGGTCGGCAGCCTGGTCGGCGAGGTGCTCGGCATCAAGGGCATGCTCGGAGACCTCTGGTTCTGGCTCGGACACCAGGGCTGGGAGTACCTCGAGCTGGGACGGCTCTGGCAGATCTTGCTCTTCGTCGGCCTCCTGTTCTGGTTGGTCATCGTCTATCGCGCCGTCGGCCGACAGACCGAGAAGGCGCGCGATCCCGAGTTCCGGGCGCTGGTCAAGTTCTATGTGCTGAGCGCGATGCTGGTGGTCTTCTTCTTCGCATTCGGGCTGTTCTTCAGCCGCGGCTCGCACCTGACGGTGGCGGACTACTGGCGCTGGTTCGTGGTCCACATCTGGGTCGAGAGCATCTTCGAGTTCTTCGGCGTGGCCGTGATCTCGGTGCTGCTGGTGGCGATGGGCCTGGCGTCGGCGAAGGCAGCGCTGCGCGTCGCCTACTTCACCGCCGCGCTGGTCTTCTTGAGCGGCATCCTGGGCACCGCCCACCACTACTTCTGGTACGGCGGGCCCTCGTTCTGGCTCGCGGTCGGATCGGTGTTCTCGTCGATCGAGCCGGTGCCGCTGTTCGGCCTGGTCGTGCGCGGGCTGCTCGAGTACAAGTCGATCCGCGCCGAGGGCAGGGACTTCCCCTACCGGTGGCCGATGTACTTCCTGGTCGCCAGCTCGTTCTGGAACTTCCTCGGCGCCGGCGTCTTCGGCTTCCTGATCAACCTGCCGGTGGTCAACTACTTCGAGCACGGCACCTACCTGACCGTGAACCACGGCCACGGCGCGCTGTTCGGGGTCTACGGCACGCTGTCGATCGCGCTCCTGCTGTTCTCGTGGCGGGGCCTGGTCGAGCGCGAGCACTGGAACGATCGGCTGCTCAAGATCTCGTTCTGGGGCCTCAACGGGGGCCTGCTGATGATGACCTTCCTGACCCTGTTCCCGGTCGGCATCGCCCAGGCGTGGACCAGCTACAAGGAGGGCCTGTGGGTCGCCCGCGACGTCAGCTTCTTCGAGCGGCCCTTCGTGTCGCTGCTCGGCCAGCTGCGGATGATCCCCGACACGGTGATCATCGTGGTCGGCGTGCTGCCGCTGGTCTGGTTCCTGTTCACGACCTTCCCTCACCTCAAGGCGAAGCGGATCGCCGAGGGTGAGTCGGTCTGGAAGCGGCTCGGCGTCGAGCTCTGA
- a CDS encoding DUF1858 domain-containing protein, producing MSGPLPITPDTKVAQLLEAYPELEPVLIAAAPAFSKLSNPVLRRTIARVTSLRRAAEVAGLPVRDLVLRLREAAGLPADVEVLPDDGGTESDGPAPWVDAARVRWTIDADRMLEAGEEPMPEVLRRAAELGPDDLGLIRSSFRPAPLIELLEGRGFRTAVVRSEGSFATFIGPRLEESP from the coding sequence GTGAGCGGCCCGCTGCCGATCACGCCCGACACCAAGGTCGCCCAGCTGCTCGAGGCCTACCCCGAGCTCGAGCCGGTCCTGATCGCGGCCGCGCCCGCGTTCAGCAAGTTGTCCAACCCGGTGCTGCGCCGCACCATCGCCCGGGTCACCTCGCTGCGCCGCGCCGCCGAGGTGGCGGGGCTGCCGGTCCGTGATCTGGTGCTGCGCCTGCGGGAGGCGGCCGGCCTGCCGGCGGACGTCGAGGTCTTGCCGGACGACGGCGGCACCGAGTCCGACGGCCCGGCGCCGTGGGTGGACGCGGCGCGGGTGCGCTGGACGATCGACGCGGACCGCATGCTCGAGGCCGGCGAGGAGCCGATGCCCGAGGTCCTGCGGCGCGCCGCCGAGCTCGGCCCCGACGATCTCGGCCTGATCCGCAGCTCGTTCCGGCCGGCGCCATTGATCGAGCTCCTGGAGGGGCGCGGCTTCCGGACCGCGGTCGTCCGCTCCGAGGGCTCGTTCGCGACCTTCATCGGCCCGCGGCTGGAGGAGAGCCCGTGA
- a CDS encoding DUF438 domain-containing protein, which translates to MSELIDNRAHRIRILKEIIEGLHRGADPETVRGALRTMVRETSSAEIAAMEQELIAGGMPVEEVQSMCDLHSQVLRDILVEPVQLPPLPGHPLDTFERENQAIAEVVAELRALVRDRDASPDLSAWRTAHGRLADLEKHYQRKENLLFSCLERHGISGPSKVMWGKDDEVRGLLAALGEAVSIDAMSADEASLVVDTVLEPCLSAIEEMIVKERRILLPMSRDTLTDDEWAEIWQESPRFGYCLVEPRTGYRPPPAKAPERVAELPRDQAVVFPTGALTFDQLRGILGALPVDITFVDADDRVRYFSEGADRVFERSKAILGREVRHCHPPKSVHVVEEIVSSFRSGRQDVAEFWIELRGRFVHIRYFAVRDPEGTYLGTLEVTQDLTRLRELAGERRLLEWTGATA; encoded by the coding sequence ATGAGCGAGCTGATCGACAACCGGGCACACCGCATCCGGATTCTCAAGGAGATCATCGAGGGGCTGCACCGCGGCGCCGACCCAGAGACGGTGAGAGGGGCGCTCAGGACCATGGTGCGCGAGACCAGCTCCGCCGAGATCGCGGCCATGGAACAGGAGCTGATCGCCGGCGGGATGCCGGTCGAGGAGGTGCAGAGCATGTGCGATCTGCACTCCCAGGTGCTCCGCGACATCCTGGTCGAGCCGGTCCAGCTGCCGCCCCTGCCGGGCCACCCGCTCGACACCTTCGAGCGCGAGAACCAGGCGATCGCCGAGGTCGTGGCCGAGCTGCGCGCCCTCGTCCGCGACCGCGACGCGTCGCCGGACCTTTCGGCATGGCGGACGGCGCACGGCCGCCTCGCCGACCTCGAGAAGCACTACCAGCGCAAGGAGAACCTGCTGTTCTCCTGCCTCGAGCGCCACGGCATCAGCGGGCCGTCGAAGGTGATGTGGGGCAAGGACGACGAGGTCCGCGGGCTGCTCGCCGCGCTCGGCGAGGCGGTGTCGATCGACGCGATGTCGGCCGACGAGGCGTCGCTGGTCGTCGACACGGTTCTCGAGCCCTGCCTCTCCGCGATCGAGGAGATGATTGTCAAGGAGCGGCGGATCCTGCTGCCGATGTCCCGCGACACCCTGACCGACGACGAGTGGGCCGAGATCTGGCAGGAGTCGCCGCGCTTCGGCTACTGCCTGGTCGAGCCCCGAACCGGCTACCGGCCGCCGCCGGCCAAGGCGCCGGAGCGGGTCGCCGAGCTGCCCCGCGACCAGGCGGTGGTCTTCCCCACCGGCGCGCTCACCTTCGACCAGCTCCGTGGTATCCTCGGCGCGCTGCCGGTGGACATCACGTTTGTCGACGCCGACGACCGGGTCCGCTACTTCTCGGAGGGCGCGGACCGGGTGTTCGAGCGCAGCAAGGCGATCCTCGGCCGCGAGGTGCGGCACTGCCACCCGCCCAAGAGCGTGCACGTGGTCGAGGAGATCGTCTCGAGCTTCCGCTCCGGCCGCCAGGACGTCGCCGAGTTCTGGATCGAGCTCCGGGGCCGCTTCGTCCACATCCGCTACTTCGCGGTCCGCGACCCCGAGGGGACCTACCTCGGCACGCTCGAGGTGACCCAGGACCTGACGCGGCTGCGTGAGCTCGCAGGCGAGCGCCGGCTGCTCGAGTGGACGGGAGCGACGGCGTGA
- the prxU gene encoding thioredoxin-dependent peroxiredoxin (Most members of this family contain a selenocysteine.), with amino-acid sequence MAEQPQGCARVTGAVMGDPTPTSPDQQPIEQPSKGERMVARVGQKAPDFNAPAYYKGGFTNVQLSDHFGKWILLCFYPGDFTFVUATEVSAVADKHKELQQLGVEVFSVSVDSHFVHKMWNDHELTKMVDGGVPFHMLSDQAGNIGRAYGVYDEAQGTELRGRFIIDPDGVIQAMEVLTPPVGRRFAETVRQVQAYQLVRASKGTEATPAGWQPGDSTLKPGPALVGNVWKVWKPSMEK; translated from the coding sequence ATGGCAGAGCAGCCCCAGGGATGCGCGCGCGTCACCGGCGCGGTCATGGGCGACCCCACGCCCACCTCGCCCGATCAGCAACCGATCGAACAGCCGAGCAAGGGGGAGCGCATGGTCGCACGCGTCGGACAGAAGGCACCCGACTTCAACGCACCCGCCTACTACAAGGGCGGCTTCACCAACGTCCAGCTGTCGGACCACTTCGGCAAGTGGATCCTGCTCTGCTTCTACCCGGGTGATTTCACCTTCGTCTGAGCGACCGAGGTGTCGGCGGTCGCCGACAAGCACAAGGAGCTCCAGCAACTCGGAGTGGAGGTGTTCTCCGTCAGCGTCGACAGCCACTTCGTGCACAAGATGTGGAACGACCACGAGCTGACCAAGATGGTCGACGGCGGGGTCCCCTTCCACATGCTCTCCGACCAGGCCGGCAACATCGGCAGGGCCTACGGGGTGTACGACGAAGCCCAGGGGACCGAGCTGCGCGGGCGCTTCATCATCGACCCCGACGGGGTGATCCAGGCGATGGAGGTGCTCACCCCGCCGGTCGGCCGTCGGTTCGCCGAAACCGTGCGCCAGGTCCAGGCCTACCAGCTGGTGCGGGCCAGCAAGGGAACCGAGGCGACACCCGCGGGCTGGCAGCCCGGGGATTCGACCCTCAAGCCCGGCCCGGCCCTCGTCGGCAACGTCTGGAAGGTGTGGAAGCCGTCGATGGAGAAGTAG
- the corA gene encoding magnesium/cobalt transporter CorA — MHPQRQRHPPGTSPGTIVVPARPEITPRAILTRFTAEAIEEVEVDRPAVLAAATAPGELLWLDVEGHDEALIAELAQRFGIPSLVLEDVVNLGQRPKLEAYDNCVFVVADLIGRRPTTGRVMVEQISLVLQTGLLVSFKARPSDIFGPVRARLHSGKGRMRAGGLDYLAYALLDAVVDHCFPVLEEIGAQLERIEAEMDLQARPELLVELHRLRRDLVQIRRTAWPQHEMVNRLLRTEDGIVQQETLVFLRDVEDHASMIVDMVETYRETIIGLLELYMTTVSNRLNEIMKVLTVIATIFIPLSFVAALWGMNFDRAASPLNMPELGWYWGYPMALGVMALVAGGMLLFFRKRRWIGRAAGGAAGTGRTPRRGGRAGAWE; from the coding sequence ATGCACCCTCAGCGTCAGAGACATCCACCGGGGACGTCGCCGGGCACGATCGTGGTGCCGGCGCGGCCCGAGATCACGCCGCGAGCGATTCTGACCCGGTTCACGGCAGAGGCGATCGAGGAGGTCGAGGTCGACCGGCCGGCGGTCCTGGCCGCGGCGACTGCGCCGGGTGAGCTGCTGTGGCTCGACGTCGAGGGCCATGACGAGGCGCTGATCGCGGAGCTCGCGCAGCGCTTCGGGATCCCGTCGCTGGTGCTGGAGGACGTCGTCAATCTCGGCCAGCGGCCCAAGCTCGAGGCGTACGACAATTGCGTCTTCGTGGTGGCGGACCTCATCGGCCGGCGTCCGACCACCGGCCGGGTGATGGTCGAGCAGATCAGCCTGGTGCTGCAGACGGGCCTCCTGGTGTCGTTCAAGGCCCGACCGAGCGACATCTTCGGTCCGGTCCGCGCCCGCCTGCACAGCGGCAAGGGGAGGATGCGGGCCGGCGGGCTCGACTATCTGGCCTACGCCCTGCTCGACGCGGTCGTCGACCACTGCTTTCCGGTGTTGGAGGAGATCGGCGCGCAGCTCGAGCGGATCGAGGCGGAGATGGACCTGCAGGCCCGTCCGGAGCTGTTGGTCGAGCTCCACCGGCTGCGGCGCGACCTGGTGCAGATCCGACGCACTGCCTGGCCGCAGCACGAGATGGTGAACCGGCTGCTGCGCACCGAGGACGGCATCGTCCAACAGGAGACCCTGGTCTTCCTGCGCGACGTCGAGGACCACGCCTCGATGATCGTCGACATGGTAGAGACCTACCGGGAGACGATAATCGGGTTGCTGGAGCTTTACATGACGACCGTGTCGAACCGCCTGAACGAAATCATGAAGGTGCTGACGGTGATCGCCACCATCTTCATCCCGCTGTCGTTCGTGGCCGCCCTGTGGGGCATGAACTTCGACCGTGCGGCGAGCCCGCTCAACATGCCGGAGCTGGGCTGGTACTGGGGCTACCCGATGGCGCTCGGTGTCATGGCGCTGGTGGCGGGCGGCATGCTGCTGTTCTTCCGGAAGCGGCGCTGGATCGGACGGGCGGCGGGAGGCGCCGCCGGGACGGGACGGACGCCGCGGCGCGGAGGCCGGGCGGGCGCCTGGGAGTGA
- the truA gene encoding tRNA pseudouridine(38-40) synthase TruA: MPTYRMTVEYDGTKFSGWQVQRQSRTVQGVLTDALRRLAGHGDLVVRGAGRTDAGVHALAQVASVTCREPLAVERLLAALARELPADLAVRDLRQVEGRFHARHDALLRSYRYQLARRRSAFGKRYTWWVREPIDTRAMSAAAAHLTGRHDFAALSRRDPAQTSTVVVVEQCRVIDLGELVLVRVVASHFLWGQVRRMVGALVAVGRGEARPDDVPEWLSGAVEPPVGAAPASGLFLEKVLFAGEPEELPPLLPVGVPWSGPVDA; this comes from the coding sequence ATGCCGACCTACCGAATGACCGTCGAGTACGACGGGACCAAGTTCTCCGGCTGGCAGGTGCAGCGGCAGAGCCGCACCGTGCAGGGGGTGCTCACCGACGCCTTGCGCCGGCTGGCCGGGCACGGCGACCTCGTGGTGCGAGGCGCCGGCCGCACTGACGCCGGCGTGCACGCGCTGGCGCAGGTTGCCTCCGTGACATGCCGGGAGCCCCTCGCGGTGGAGCGTTTGCTGGCAGCGCTCGCGCGGGAGCTGCCAGCCGACCTCGCGGTCCGTGACCTGCGGCAGGTCGAGGGGCGGTTCCATGCCCGCCATGACGCGCTGCTCCGGAGCTACCGGTATCAGCTGGCGCGCCGCCGGTCCGCGTTCGGGAAGCGCTACACGTGGTGGGTGCGCGAGCCGATCGACACCCGGGCGATGTCCGCCGCCGCCGCCCACCTGACCGGCCGGCACGACTTCGCGGCCCTGTCGCGCCGCGATCCGGCGCAGACAAGCACCGTCGTGGTCGTCGAGCAGTGCCGGGTGATCGATCTCGGGGAGCTGGTCCTGGTCCGCGTCGTGGCGAGCCACTTCCTGTGGGGCCAGGTGCGGCGGATGGTGGGGGCGCTGGTCGCGGTCGGGCGGGGCGAGGCACGGCCCGACGATGTGCCGGAATGGCTGTCCGGCGCGGTCGAGCCGCCCGTCGGGGCGGCGCCCGCCTCCGGCCTGTTCCTGGAGAAGGTCCTCTTCGCGGGCGAACCCGAGGAGCTGCCGCCGCTGCTGCCGGTCGGAGTGCCCTGGTCCGGGCCTGTGGACGCGTGA